Genomic DNA from Hymenobacter jejuensis:
ATCTCATAATCAATTAGCTACAAAAAAGCCCGTTCCTAATGAGGAACGGGCTTTTTTATTGGCCTATTCTGCCGTGCATGCCGGAGAACCGCGAGGCTGAAAACGCAAACAGTTGTGAGGCCTTACCACTAAACCAGGGCCTCACAACCGTTTGAGGTTAAGCGGCACGTTCGGCTTCGGGCGTGTGCGTAGCCACGTACGTCACGAAATCGCCGACGGTAGCCAACGGCACCTCATCGGGAATCGTGATGTGAAAGCTGCGCTCCAGTTCCAGAATAATATCCACCACGTCGACGGTGTCGAAGCCCAGCTCGCGGCTTAGGCTGCTTCCGATACGCAGGCGACGGGGCTTAATAGCCTTGCGCTTGCTGATGATGCGCAACACTTGCTGCTCGATGGATTTGGGGGCGGAGGTCGTTGAGGTGATCATAAGGGTAACGACGTTGAACGGATAAGGAAGGGTAAGCAATCTAAAATCGCTGGGCGCTAGCTGTCTTTTGTTAATAACTTGGCTATCAAAGCCTTATAATCACCCAAAAGACAGCCAGCACTTCAGGATTCATTAGTATTCGGCCAAAATCGGCGGCTGCGCAGCCTCTACTTCTTCGGCGTCGGCAATGGCTTCATCGGTTGTATCGTCGGCGCGGCGGCCGGTGACTTTTTCGTGGATGCGCTCGTTGAGCAGGTACATCACGGGCACTACCAGCAGCGTAATCATGGTGGCGAACACCAAGCCGAAGATGATGGTCCAGGCCAGCGGGCCCCAGAACGTTACCGATTCGCCCCCGATGAAGAAGTGCGGCTCAAACGAGTTGAACAGCTCGTAGAAGTCGATGTTCAAGCCAATGGCCAGCGGAATCAGACCCAGTGTGGCGGCCGTAGCCGTCAGGATTACCGGGTTCAGACGCGTGCGGCCGGCCATCACGATGGCCTCTTTCAGCGGCATGCCTTGTGAGCGAAGCATATCGGTGAATTCGACGAGCAGAATGCCGTTTTTCACCACGATACCTGCCAGCGCAATGATACCTACTCCGGTCATCACGATGCTGACGTTCATGCCCGTAATGGCCAGGCCCAACAGCACCCCAATAACCGAGAAGATGATTTCGGTGAGGATGATGAGTGGCTTGCTCACGGAGTTAAACTGCGTCACAAGTACCAGGAAAATCAGGGCAATGGCCCCCAGAGCAGCTACGCCGAGGAAGGAGCTGGTTTCCTGCTGGTCTTCCTGAGCGCCCCCCATCCGGATGCTATAGCCGGGTGGTGTGGGGTACGCTTTCAGCGCCGTCTCGATCTGGCGAACCACATCGGGACCGGTGAAACCAGTCAACACATTCGACGAAATCGTGATCACGCGCTTCACATCTTTGCGCTTGATGCCGCCATAAGTCGTGCCGTAGTTTACGCTGGCGACCGACGAGATCGGTACCTGACGAATGGCGCCGGTAGCGTCGCGGAAGGTCAGGGGCGAATTCAGAATGGCGTCAATATCATCGCGATACGGTTTGGCGTAGCGCACCTGAATCGGATAATCGTCGTCGGCCGTCTTGAATTTGCTGGCTTCGTAGCCGTAGATGGCCGTGCGCACTTCTAAGCCAATTTGACCGGTACTGAGTCCTTCGCGGTTGGCCCGCGTCCGGTCGATGTTGACCGCAATTTCGGGGTTACGGTCTTCCAGGTTCGAGCGCAGGTCTTCGATGCCACCGATTTTCAGCGAGTCAATGTAGCGCTCCACATGCTTCGACAGCTTGGCCAACTGCTGGTAATCGTCGCCAACTACCTCAATGGCAATCTCTTTGCCCGTGGGCGGACCGCTGGCCTCTTGGTCAACCGAAATCTCGGCGCCGGGTATGCCTTTTACCGCTTCCCGAATCTTGTCTAGGTAGGTGCTGGTAGCCGGACCGGTGCGCTCACTGGTTTCTTTGAACGCCACGGCCACTTTTGCCAAGTTCGACTGCGACGTACCCGAAGCCGAAGCTTCGCTGGGGTCGGAGGCGCCGATGGCCACGTTGCTAATCACCGATTCCACGTCGTGGTTGTTGCGGCCGACCACGTTGTAGACGCGCTTTTCCAGCTCACGTGCTACCGAATCGGTTACTTCTACCCGCGTGCCCACGGGCATTTTCAGGTAGGTATAGATGAATTTCGGATCGCCTTTCGGGAAGAAATCAACTTTTGGCTGACGGGCCACTACGGCAAAGATGGACACCACAAACAGCACCACCATGCTCAGCATCACCAACACCGGGTTGCTGATGGCCCAGTTGACCAAGCGCGCGTAGCCGTTCTGGAAGCGCGGCAACACTTTGGTCTGGAAGCTGGCGATACCTTTGTTAAATACAAATATGTTCAACCAGATAAAGGCTGCTATAAATAGCAGTAGGTTACCAATGAAGTGACCGTGCTCTTTGAAGAACCCTGGAGATTCAATACTAACCCCAGCTGAGACGCCAGGCGCTACAGCCACGCTGGCTCCTGCAGAACCATTCATACCAATTAGATTGAACAGTACGCCCAACCCAACCAATGCTGCCGTCCAGATCAGCAGGTTACGCGTCACTTTGGGTTTCTCGCCGCTGTGGTGGTCTTCGCGCTGCATGAACGACACGGCAAATACCGGGTTCATGATGAACGCCACCAACAACGAAGCCATAAGTGTAACTATCAGTGTTACAGGTAGATAGAACATAAAGCTACCCACGATGCCCGGCCAGAACAGCAGCGGCACGAAGGGCGCAACCGTCGTCAGGGTGCCGGCCAATACCGGCACGAATACTTCACCCGCCGCGTACTTAGCGGCTTGCGCCGTTGTCAGGTTGGGATGCTCGTGCAGCAAGCGGTGGGTGTTTTCGATGACCACAATGGCGTCGTCGACCACAATGCCCAAGGCGAGCAGGAAGGCGAACAGTACAATCATGTTCAGCGAGAAATCTAGCACCGGCAACATCAGGAAAGCCAGGAACATCGAGATCGGCACGGACAAGCCCACGAACAGCGCGTTGGTGGTGCCCATGAAGAACATCAGGATCAGCGTCACGAGGATGAAGCCGATGATGATCGTGTTGATCAGGTCGTGAAGCGTTACGCGCGTGTCGTTGGAGGTATCGCCGGTTACGGTGATGGTCAGCTCCTTCGGCAGGGTCTGCTTCGAGTCCTTGATGATTTGCTGAATCTTATCGGAAGCGTCGATCAGGTTTTCACCCTGGCGCTTAATTACGTTCAGGGTGATGGCCTGCTTGCCGTCGAGGCGAGCGTACGATTCGCGGTCCTTGAAGGCATCTTCCACGGTGGCAATGTCGCCGAGGCGAACAGCCGAGCCGTTGAGGTTTTTCACCTGAATATCAGCGATGTCGGCAGCCCGCACGTATTGGCCGGCCACGCGCACGGCGCGTTTTTGGTCGCCTACGTCGATCGAGCCACCCGAAACGGTGATGTTCTCGCTCTGGATGGCGCGCTCGATATCCGAGAAGCCCAGGCGCGAAGCCCGCAGCTTGTTCAGGTCCACGTCCACGTTTACTTGCTGCTCCAAGGCACCAATGATATCGACGCGGGTGATTTCGGGCAGGGCTTCAATCTTGTCCTGGAAGTCGTCGGCGAACTTCTTCAGCTGGGTAATCGGCAGATTACCAGCCAAGTTGATGTTCATGATCGGCATCTCCGACAGGTTTACTTCCTGCACGGTAGGCGGCGTGGGCAAGTCGTTGGGCAGCTCGTTGCCGGCTTTGTCCACAGCATCTTTAATGAGCTGCTTGGCATATTGCACGTCGACGCCCGAGTCAAACTCCACGTCCACGATGCAGTAGTCTTGGTTGGAAGTGGAGTTAATTTTCTTCACTCCGTTCACCGACTTGATCTCTTTTTCAAGCTGGCGGGTCACCAAGTTTTCGATGTCGGTCGGCGACGTGCCCGGATACACCGTAGCCACGATAATACGCGGGATAACGATATCCGGGAATTTCTCTTTGCCCAGCTTGATGTAGGCAAATATCCCCGACACGCACAACAGCAGCGTAATAATATATATGCTGGTCTTGTTATCAATCGACCAGCTGGTCGGCTTGAATTCTTTTTCTATGTCTTGCATGCTGATTTGGGTCGTAGGAACGGCTCACCGCCGCCCGTTATTTAGTCCACAATCATCAGGTTGAAATCGCTCGAAGGGCTTAGGCAAGCAGCCCAGCCAGTCGCTTTACAGCGATACGACCTGCCCTTCATTAACATTCTGATAACCAGCTGAAATCACCTGATCATCCAGTTTCAATCCCTGCGTTACCTCTACTTTCCCGTTGTAAGTAGCCCCGGTCTGAATAATGCGCTTGGTGGCCACCTTCCGATCGCCCTTCTGCTCCACCACGTACACATAACTGTTCTGCTCGTCTTTCTGCACCAGATCAACGGGTAATACGGTCGCGTTCGGGCGGTCGTAGTTCTCAATGCGCACCGTAGCCACCATGTTGGGGCGCAGCTGCGCGGCTTCTTTGCTGTTCACGCGTATTTCCACGGTGAACGTGCGGCTGGTTTGGTTGATCGTGCGGCCTACTACCCGCACCGTCGAAGGCACTTCCTGCGCCCCCAAGTCCGGGATGGTCACCAGGGCTTTATCGCCCGCTTTGATGCGGTTGGCATACGCTTCCGATACGTCGGCCAGAATCTTGCCGCCGCTGCCGCTTACCACACGGGCTACCGGCGTGCCCGGCGACACGGCTTCGCCGAGCTTGGGCAGCACGTCGTCGACGGTGCCGCCGAAGGGAGCTACCACGTTGTACATGCTGCGCTGTTGGTTGAGCGTGGCGAGGTTACGTTGCAGGGCTTCGTAGTTATTCTTGGCTTGCAGGTACTGAATTTCGGTGCCAATCTGCTGCTTCCAGAGGCGGTCCTGCTTTTCATAGACGACGCGCGCCAAGTCCATGCGCGTGCGCAGCTCCGCAATGCTGGCATCCAGAATAGAGGCATCGATGGTAGCCAGCACTTGGCCTTTGCCGACGCGGTCGCCGCGCTGCACCCGGATGCTGGTGAGCGTACCGGCAGCGCGGGCCGCTACGTTGGCCGACTGGTCGAAATCGACGCGGCCCTGCACTTCGAGGTAGCTTTTAAAGGTTTCGGGCTGCACCTTGATCACCGATACGTTTACGGCGTTCGGAGCAGCCGCCGCGGTTTTCGTACCAGTTTTGGCTTCCAACTCGGCTATTTTGGCTTGGTTAGCAGCCTGCTCCTTTTTCAGGTTGGCAAGTTCGGCGGCCGGGTCTTTCTGACCGCAAGCAGCCAAGAGAGACAATGCCAACAGAGCCGCGGAAGTAGTGTATTTCATGGGGAAAAAGCTGTTCGCTTTTAAGGAAGAACGGTACATAAGAAAGGGGGCGCGTGCCGCTTATTACTTGGAAGTGTAGAGAGTGCCGGCCGCTTTGTCGAAATCGACTTTTGCCACCAGTGCGTCATAAATAGCTGAGTAATAATTAGTTTGCGCTTGGCGCAAATCCGTCTCAGCAGTAATCACTTCGAGGTTGGAGCCTACGCCCTCCTGAAATTTGATTTTGGCTACGCGGGCCACGTTGGTGGCAAGGTCGAGGTTAGCTTTCTGGTTGGCCAGGATGTCCAGCGAGTTTTGCAAGCTGGTTTCGCCCTGGCGGCGCTGGAGGTCAATGCTTTGCTGAAGCGTGGTAAAACCTTTGTTTGCTTGTTCGAGCGCGAGTTTGCCCTGCTGAATTGAGTACTTCTTGCGGAAGCCATCGAACACCGGAATCTGGAGTTGCAAGCCGTAGTTGCCGAAGCCAAACCAGTTTTCGTTGAGAATAGACCGGCCGCTAGGCGACAAGTAGGTAGAGTTAGGACCGCGGAACTCCAGCAAGCCGCCGAGCCGAGGGTCCGAACCAATAAAGCCGTAATTCGCTACAAAGTTTAAGGTCGGGAGGTAGCCGGCCTTGCGGTTGCGGATGTCGAGCACCGCCAGATCGCGTTGGGTTTCAAGCACCGAATACTCTATGCGCTTGCTATAGTCGAACTCGTCACCGGCGCTCTTGAGTTTTTCACGCGAAGCATCTACCAAGGCTGCATCAAGGCGGTCGGTGAGTTGCACGGGCTGGCGCTGGTCGAGGCCCATCTGAAACTTGAGCAAGGCCACGCTCAGGTCGATCAGACGCCGGGCGTTTTGCTCTTCAATTTTGAGGTTATTGGCCTGCACCTGCAAGCGGTCCACGTCGAGTTTTTCCACAAACCCTTGTTTGAAAGTCTGTTGGGTCTGGTAAAGTAGCGTATCGAGGC
This window encodes:
- a CDS encoding acyl carrier protein — translated: MLTLPYPFNVVTLMITSTTSAPKSIEQQVLRIISKRKAIKPRRLRIGSSLSRELGFDTVDVVDIILELERSFHITIPDEVPLATVGDFVTYVATHTPEAERAA
- a CDS encoding efflux RND transporter permease subunit, coding for MQDIEKEFKPTSWSIDNKTSIYIITLLLCVSGIFAYIKLGKEKFPDIVIPRIIVATVYPGTSPTDIENLVTRQLEKEIKSVNGVKKINSTSNQDYCIVDVEFDSGVDVQYAKQLIKDAVDKAGNELPNDLPTPPTVQEVNLSEMPIMNINLAGNLPITQLKKFADDFQDKIEALPEITRVDIIGALEQQVNVDVDLNKLRASRLGFSDIERAIQSENITVSGGSIDVGDQKRAVRVAGQYVRAADIADIQVKNLNGSAVRLGDIATVEDAFKDRESYARLDGKQAITLNVIKRQGENLIDASDKIQQIIKDSKQTLPKELTITVTGDTSNDTRVTLHDLINTIIIGFILVTLILMFFMGTTNALFVGLSVPISMFLAFLMLPVLDFSLNMIVLFAFLLALGIVVDDAIVVIENTHRLLHEHPNLTTAQAAKYAAGEVFVPVLAGTLTTVAPFVPLLFWPGIVGSFMFYLPVTLIVTLMASLLVAFIMNPVFAVSFMQREDHHSGEKPKVTRNLLIWTAALVGLGVLFNLIGMNGSAGASVAVAPGVSAGVSIESPGFFKEHGHFIGNLLLFIAAFIWLNIFVFNKGIASFQTKVLPRFQNGYARLVNWAISNPVLVMLSMVVLFVVSIFAVVARQPKVDFFPKGDPKFIYTYLKMPVGTRVEVTDSVARELEKRVYNVVGRNNHDVESVISNVAIGASDPSEASASGTSQSNLAKVAVAFKETSERTGPATSTYLDKIREAVKGIPGAEISVDQEASGPPTGKEIAIEVVGDDYQQLAKLSKHVERYIDSLKIGGIEDLRSNLEDRNPEIAVNIDRTRANREGLSTGQIGLEVRTAIYGYEASKFKTADDDYPIQVRYAKPYRDDIDAILNSPLTFRDATGAIRQVPISSVASVNYGTTYGGIKRKDVKRVITISSNVLTGFTGPDVVRQIETALKAYPTPPGYSIRMGGAQEDQQETSSFLGVAALGAIALIFLVLVTQFNSVSKPLIILTEIIFSVIGVLLGLAITGMNVSIVMTGVGIIALAGIVVKNGILLVEFTDMLRSQGMPLKEAIVMAGRTRLNPVILTATAATLGLIPLAIGLNIDFYELFNSFEPHFFIGGESVTFWGPLAWTIIFGLVFATMITLLVVPVMYLLNERIHEKVTGRRADDTTDEAIADAEEVEAAQPPILAEY
- a CDS encoding efflux RND transporter periplasmic adaptor subunit, coding for MKYTTSAALLALSLLAACGQKDPAAELANLKKEQAANQAKIAELEAKTGTKTAAAAPNAVNVSVIKVQPETFKSYLEVQGRVDFDQSANVAARAAGTLTSIRVQRGDRVGKGQVLATIDASILDASIAELRTRMDLARVVYEKQDRLWKQQIGTEIQYLQAKNNYEALQRNLATLNQQRSMYNVVAPFGGTVDDVLPKLGEAVSPGTPVARVVSGSGGKILADVSEAYANRIKAGDKALVTIPDLGAQEVPSTVRVVGRTINQTSRTFTVEIRVNSKEAAQLRPNMVATVRIENYDRPNATVLPVDLVQKDEQNSYVYVVEQKGDRKVATKRIIQTGATYNGKVEVTQGLKLDDQVISAGYQNVNEGQVVSL
- a CDS encoding TolC family protein, which produces MKNSLRFLLLLGVLGFLGLHQLLAQTPATGQPVATGAPMALSLQQAIDYALQNKSTLQSQRINERVAEARVGEIRASGLPQLNVNGSITDNYKLQKSLVDFGAFTGGPGTLNGATLTPQQLSDVNSGKTVILSPDYTKVESSGPTPLAFGLRYQGNASASFSQQLFNGSYLIGLKAAKTYEQLSVRQTKQTEIDVVEQVSKAYYSTLVAGERLELLARNVRRLDTLLYQTQQTFKQGFVEKLDVDRLQVQANNLKIEEQNARRLIDLSVALLKFQMGLDQRQPVQLTDRLDAALVDASREKLKSAGDEFDYSKRIEYSVLETQRDLAVLDIRNRKAGYLPTLNFVANYGFIGSDPRLGGLLEFRGPNSTYLSPSGRSILNENWFGFGNYGLQLQIPVFDGFRKKYSIQQGKLALEQANKGFTTLQQSIDLQRRQGETSLQNSLDILANQKANLDLATNVARVAKIKFQEGVGSNLEVITAETDLRQAQTNYYSAIYDALVAKVDFDKAAGTLYTSK